A part of Pseudophryne corroboree isolate aPseCor3 chromosome 3 unlocalized genomic scaffold, aPseCor3.hap2 SUPER_3_unloc_34, whole genome shotgun sequence genomic DNA contains:
- the LOC134984076 gene encoding gastrula zinc finger protein XlCGF17.1-like, with protein MSDIKAEDIEGEEETYVTDIKLNMLVSLGHDATLHWWSGSHTGEKPYFCSECGKCFAWKSNLVTHQRSHTGEKPYSCSQCGKCFASKSYLVTHQKSHTGEKPYSCFECGKCFAYKSNLVTHQRSHTGEKLFSCSECGKCFTYKSYLVTHQRSHTGEKPYSCTECGKCFALKSILVTHQRSHTGEKPYSCTECGKCFALKSILVTHQKSHTGEKPYSCSQCGNYFAHKSNLVTHLRSHTGEKPYSCSECRKCFARKSDLVTHQRSHTGEKPYTCAECGKCFPRKSDLVTHQKSHR; from the exons CTGAATATGCTGGTCAGCCTGGGGCATGATGCCACCCTCCACTGGTGGTCAGGAA gtcacacaggtgagaagccgtacttctgttctgagtgtgggaaatgttttgcatggaaatcaaatcttgttacacatcagaggagtcacacaggtgagaagccatattcctgttctcagtgtgggaaatgttttgcatcgaaatcatatcttgttacacatcagaaaagtcacacaggtgagaagccatattcctgttttgagtgtgggaaatgttttgcatataaatcaaatcttgttacacatcagaggagtcacacaggtgagaagctattttcatgttctgagtgtgggaaatgctttacatataaatcatatcttgttacacatcagagaagtcacacaggtgagaagccatattcctgtactgagtgtgggaaatgttttgcattgaaatcaattcttgttacacatcagagaagtcacacaggtgagaagccatattcctgtactgagtgtgggaaatgttttgcattgaaatcaattcttgttacacatcagaaaagtcacacaggtgagaagccatattcctgttctcagtgtgggaattattttgcacataaatcaaatcttgttacacatctgagaagtcacacaggtgaaaagccatattcctgttctgagtgtcggaaatgttttgcacggaaatcagatcttgttacacatcagagaagtcacacaggtgagaagccatatacctgtgctgagtgtgggaaatgttttccacggaaatcagatcttgttacacatcagaagtcacacaggtga